The following proteins come from a genomic window of Anopheles ziemanni chromosome 3, idAnoZiCoDA_A2_x.2, whole genome shotgun sequence:
- the LOC131284272 gene encoding uncharacterized protein LOC131284272 — MGRWGHFEDHSLKPTATPRRSQCNDATMEVVYKQALKLAAPLLLLLAVTVLAGKEPGKPADSVAIASQPKSQQSAAPSQTKKTTHGKREIGSYGLHHQPQSVHRYSSFGHAQPLSELYTPATSHGAYSYSIPAHSSFPSLGSSPHKLFLGSPSTSYKYAPSVASSHAFFTPLGHHHLPQQHSFNGFPEPAPVKYGSFGTKDLSDLLKQLHAVGPLTIKTIPNSYAYGSFGEHHESSPLLFDNTNALHLKPMTIKIQELPSLPSFGHSSLPQAAALTAPAGPTSSSSTYGHVSHGLTYEPSYASGVKGLRHYSTSNGPASEQLYSKYTTGLNLHTHHNQQPAGATMVSPLHTSVHSTIGNQKPFKPSTYLGSTHETISAPSTAHAHTHPLPSGSYLAPSLQYLPPVSKVPQHPHKLSYDSPAKHGYLPPAPPSTNAYLPPHGKPTNTYLPPGGSGNSNYIPLSSSSAPSSSGSHEDTVRKPHHHQHLHSEQSGESLEYSGATVAAATPTAVTPHHWKH; from the exons ATGGGGCGCTGGGGCCATTTTGAAGATCACTCCCTCAAACCGACCGCGACACCACGGCGATCACAATGCAACGATGCGACGATGGAGGTGGTATATAAGCAG GCCCTGAAACTGGCAGCTCCACTGTTACTGCTGCTGGCAGTAACCGTCCTTGCGGGCAAAGAACCGGGCAAACCGGCCGACAGCGTGGCCATCGCGAGCCAACCAAAGTCGCAGCAATCAGCTGCCCCATCCCAGACGAAGAAGACGACCCACGGAAAGCGGGAGATTGGAAGCTACGGACTACACCACCAGCCCCAGTCCGTCCATCGGTATTCCTCCTTTGGCCACGCACAACCCTTGTCGGAGCTGTACACTCCGGCCACCAGCCACGGAGCATACAGCTACAGCATACCAGCCCATTCGTCCTTCCCATCGCTTGGATCATCACCGCACAAGCTGTTCCTTGGTTCGCCAAGCACCAGCTACAAGTACGCACCGTCCGTGGCCTCGTCGCACGCTTTCTTCACACCCCTGGGACACCACCATCTTCCGCAGCAGCATTCGTTTAATGGATTCCCGGAACCGGCTCCCGTCAAGTACGGAAGCTTCGGCACGAAGGATCTCTCCGATCTGTTGAAACAGCTGCACGCCGTTGGTCCGCTCACGATCAAGACCATCCCGAACAGCTACGCCTACGGATCGTTCGGGGAACATCACGAGTCCAGCCCGCTGCTCTTCGATAACACCAATGCGCTCCACCTGAAGCCGATGACGATCAAGATCCAGGAGCTACCGAGCCTTCCCTCCTTCGGCCATTCGAGCCTCCCACAAGCGGCCGCTCTCACCGCACCCGCCGGTCCGACCTCCTCTTCGTCCACCTATGGACACGTTTCGCACGGTCTCACCTACGAACCATCGTACGCCAGCGGAGTCAAGGGTCTTCGCCACTATTCCACCTCGAATGGACCCGCGAGCGAGCAACTCTACTCCAAGTACACGACCGGTCTGAACCTGCACACTCATCACAACCAGCAGCCGGCCGGCGCCACGATGGTGTCCCCACTGCACACCTCCGTCCACTCGACCATCGGCAACCAGAAGCCCTTCAAACCGTCCACCTACCTCGGGTCCACGCACGAAACCATCTCGGCCCCGTCGACGGCGCACGCCCACACACATCCGCTACCCTCGGGTTCCTATCTGGCCCCCTCGCTCCAGTACCTTCCCCCCGTGAGCAAGGTACCGCAGCATCCGCACAAGCTCAGCTACGACTCACCGGCCAAGCACGGATACCTACCGCCTGCGCCACCATCGACCAACGCCTATCTACCTCCGCACGGAAAACCAACGAACACTTACCTGCCCCCCGGCGGAAGTGGAAACTCGAACTACATCCCACTGTCGTCCTCCTCGGCACCGTCATCTAGCGGATCGCACGAGGACACCGTCCGGAAGCCGCACCATCACCAGCATCTTCACTCCGAGCAGTCCGGGGAGAGCCTCGAGTACAGCGGTGCCACCGTGGCGGCCGCAACACCTACCGCAGTAACGCCACACC